The DNA region GGTGGTGTCATGGAAGTTCTTAGCTCAAAATCCCAAACCGCTAATGCGGTCAATATGCAGCTTGACTTGTCGAGTATGGAGCCTAATGCAAATGCATTACGAGAGAAACTGGAAGACTTAAGCAGCAACAATAATAACCTGAATTTTAACAGCCCGACAAAGGATAAGTTACTATCTGGTCGTCGAAGTTTGATCAGGTCAAACAGCAGTGCCTGCAGCAGTATCTCAGAGGAGGGTGTGTCGGATGAAAGTGAGTCCGAAAGTTCCTCGTCTTCATCTCCTCGGAACAGACCTCCTCTCCAGAGGACGGCAGCCATACGCGAAGACGTGGACATCTTCCACGACCTCTCGCCCCGCAGCTCCAGCCCCATCAGTACCGTCGAAGAACTCGAGACTTACTCCGGAATAAAGACGGTAGTTAGGCGACAGAGGAAGTCACAGGGCGGACGCACCAGTCCCAGTTGGAGATGGAGCGTTATGGGTGTCGCCACCGGCGATTTTGATGCAGTAACCAGGGCAACGCATAAAAGTAAGCATCACAACCACCACCATTCTTCTAACGCCTCTGGATCGACACCGTCTCCGTCTGGTGGGGGTAACGGACACGCTCCGGTAGGGAGGAGGAGCTCTCTTGTTGGACCTGCAGCTCTTGTTTCACCAAGGACCAGGAGATTATCAACCGAGTTCAGGAGGTTGTCACTTCAGATGGACATGCCGTGGAGAGGTGGGTTAACAACAATCACAAGTTTTAAAGATAGTATACCCTACCATGAAAGAGGCATTATTCTCGATAATTTTATCTTACAAATGGGATTAATTAAAACTCTATACACAGGTATAGGTTTGTAATTAACCCCAGATATCCATTTCCTATGGGTTTTGACGTAATCGGGTATGATAGTGCCAAAATAGCTGGTCATTATGACTGATGTGACATTACAAATTAACATTAAAATAACTGCCGATTCCCTCTGTCATCCCATAATGAGGAAATTATTATGCTGATCTTATTGAAGGGAGTAAATATATTAATCTCTGTCAGTCATTATCgagataaagaaatatatgcaatgcatattatgtacatgataGTTTCtaattatattttgataaaagaGAAGCTCTCATTGAGATCAAGCAAACATTGTGATGTACATCAATCCGGACGTCAATTAAGATCGTTGACAAAGTTAAATTCTATCAATGACTGTGGTTGATATATTAATTCTGCGATACTTTATTATGATAGCTTCATTATATACAATTACTGAATGGGCTAGAGCTCCTTTACCACTCTTACGCCTGTTCACTTTACCAATATACCACTATGATACAGGCATACTTCATCAAAATCATTCGGTCCTTTGATGTCTTTTGATAGTTTGGCGTCATACAGGACTTGGATAAATCAGCAACAATCTCTACGACGTAAGACTTACCACTCGATATCGTCACTTTTACGGTGTCAGCATTCCATCTAAGTTTTAATCTAAAAGTTTTCTTTAGCAACAACTATAAGTATGGATTTGTTTTAGTAAActtctttgaaaaagaaaatgtgatggcacacaaaaaaaaagattaaataaGTGACTTGTTTGAGATGAGATATGTCTCATCTCAAACAAGTCACTTATTTAATCTTTCTTTGTGTGGGAAAAACAAATCTCCTTGGGTTTAAAATTCGAACATTTATGTTGGCAGTTAGAGATGATGGTTGGCCACTTGTGTTTCTTTGATCTTGTTTGTGTTCATCCCTGTTTGTGCAGTTACAAAATTGTAACGGACAAAGAAGTAAGAAAATAGCACCATCACTAACAATAATTAAGTCATGTTTGTAGACCAGCTAGCCCCTGCCTGTAATAGATTGGCAACGCGTCTTTGCTGCAGAGAAAGTTTCAAAGAAGGCATCTGTTTAATCGACAACTAAAGTCACCTGttagccccccccccatgtttaAAATTGTGTACATTGCTTCACACGTTGCACTTGTCATTCCTCTCTTGATacgtttatacatgtacatgtatgtaacgcTTCGAACTCAAAGTAACGTCTcgtcaaggaggtactaggcgagctcgcctagtaccccCTTGGTCTCATCAACTGAGAAGAcaaacgcgcgcgcgcacacacacacacacacacacacacacacaaatgaaaaaaacaaaaaactctcgcacacaaataaacaagcaagaCCAAAaactcacacgcacacaaaatCCTCTTTTACGTAATCAGAGGGCTTATTTCGACCTTACCCTGAGAACGACCCCTATATCATCGACTAAAGGGTGGGATATTAACTTAATCTCTCTTTACAAGGAGGGGAAAATCCACTGCACCTTCACAGAACGCAGAAACTTATCAGATTTCAAACATAAATAAGAGTAACGTATCAGAGGCACCATGTCgaatgacattttgtagatcAGCATGTGGTTACAAAcctctgttagtagctccatggttacatTGAATGAGCTTGACTGAACAGgacatgaatgaataaaatgcgGTCAAAGACTCGGGAGAATGTCGGTAGTACATGTACAGCCATTCAATTTCCAATAACTCCACTAAGTTACGTCGACAAGGTGTGCTTTCAACAACGACTTCCCAAGAGCTTGACTCAGAAGGCAAGGCAATTCAAATCAAGCCACGTTTTGTTACAATCGGAAAGAAGTGAAATATCAAGATAATAAGGATTCGAAGCGCACACAGCAGGTACAGTATACTTCCGGAGAGACCAAGCGATAATGGTTATCGGGACAATCGCAGGTTCATGAAAGAGTCATTACCTGCAATAATGAAGCATTGCCCGATGGTGCGAGTTGGCCCGTTTGCCGAGTTCAAAAAGTCGAACTTGAAGTCAAATAAGGCAAGTTTTTGATGGATGACAAACGCCAAAACATGCATTGTGCTTTTCACCTCACGAGACATTTCAAAGGGAATTCTATATTTAATAATTGATTTAGAgccattgaaaatgtgcatttcACTGCGCGAAACTATATTATTTTTTATAGAGCATAGAGAAATACTTTATTATTGAGAAATTGTGTCTTCACTATTCTGCTGTAATTTCTGTTAGTCCTCGAAATGACATGGCAAACCAAGAGTATTTAGAccgatgtttgtttgtatggCAGTATATTCACTCACTGTAGTGTTCAGGAATATGCAATTATCTTCTTTCTCCCACATCTCTTGGTTTGACTGAACAAAATATCATCAATACCTAGCTTGAACGATCTTCATACATAGACTTACTCATTCTTCAACTCAAATACATTAACCTGTGATGTTTAGATGTAACAAGTTACCAGTATCAAATCGCTGTTCTTCTCCCTTCTCCCTTCCTGTCTCTTCCTCAATGGAATAcagcatatttttcttaatgaatGTACTGTCAACTGATTGAATGTATCAATCCCACATTCCATGTTTTCCCCTCACAAGAGATATTCAGTTCATTTCCAGAACAATAGGGTAAACAGTCCAAACTATCTCCGAGTTGATGTCAGTTGAGTTtcgaatccccccccccccccccccacatgctGAGTATGGGTGTGGGCGTACTCTGGTCTGTTTGCCTGTTCAATCTTGCCCATCAAGCATAACTCACAATAATGTATCTGATCAAAAGATTATAATTACTGCAGCCAACTGTGACTGCATATACCAGGTGGCATTGTAAACCGGTAGAGCAGTGTTTACAGTGCAGTGCAAGATTTACTCTACGCATGGCATTGATACCTTCTTCCTCACTTCTTTTACCGCCTTTGCCCTTGGAATACGAATTGTTTACCATCATCCAGAAGTGAACTTGAATACTAAAACTAGCAAATAGCCCGCATATTTCTGCTTGTGACTACTGTATTGTCTTGTGATCGACTTTATGCTAGCGAATCACATGATGAGCGAATCATTTGACAATAGGGACTGTAAACACCATAAGTTACTTGGGGTCCCACATCCCTGTGAATATTTTTCCGTGAAACAGGTACTGACattaacaaaattaaagaaaatacataaaatccAGGACATATTCAATATCTCTTGCGACTGGTATTCAAGTGCAATATATCATTAAAGTCtttataacaaacaaacaaaaaaatgcgaCGGGGGTGGGGGATTCTGCCCCAAATCCATTTATGGGTCCTTCTATATTAAAGGCAGACTCAAAATTTGCACGTGTTTTGAAGATTGCAGAATTACTGCATGTGTTTTGAAGATTGCAGAATTACTGCATAAAAAATTAAGCATGCCCGACATCCAAGTGGAGTGAAGTTTCTAAAAGACCCACCCTCATCATAACAAACTTGCACACTCAGGATATGAAATAAAAGAGGCAGTATAGATGAGTATGATACCATAATCACACATTGATGCTCTtactactacattgtatactaGCGAGTGAAGCAGGAGTTTGGTTTATACCAGGTAGCCCCGTCCTTATAGCCACtcaaaaattttgtttgttcCTATATACGCGTTTCCATCGGTGACAGTATAGTATGTGAATGttaacatgtatacatttttacGCGATGAAATGAACTTCTACGTGAATTATACGATGTTaagtagcaacaacaatgcTCAAACCCCTCTACAAAATtgcagacaaacagacacatatgcacacaaacacaaacagaatcAAGCAAACATGCGTTTCACTTTCAGAAGTGTCTTTTCAGTCTGTAAGTCGGTCTAACtcaggagtttttttttttttttttgtaaaatatgaGAGTTTACTGCTGTATAGCGTAGTTGATATACAGATCACGTGACTTGTTGAAAAGGATATCCATCTTTCAATATTGCAGTTGATTTGAGATAGCATCTTAACACGATGGAAATGCCAAGTCGCGGCAGGCGAGAGTACTCCAAAATAGCGCTTGTGTTTCAGGGAGACTGAGATCGAAATTGACGGCTATCGTAAACTTTTGATTTTCCCTAATGACTGACATAACAGGTCTTTTCCTCAGATATtgccatgttttctttttctttcttttcttcttcttcttcttcttcttcttcttcttcttcttcttcttcttctttttcttcttcttcttcttcttcttcttcttcttcttcttcttcttcttcattgaaATGGGAAGTAGGGGCCTATAACAGAGTGCCCTCTCGGCCGGAAGTGAAACTCCGCTCCATGGTGCAAGTTGACTGACGTCAGATGTACGTGTCATCCCTGCTAAGTAGTTGCAGCTTTGCATGTTGCTATAATGATGAAGGGATTTTGTATGTATTCTGTTTGAATTCATTGCAGCACGAATGGTCATGCAGAAGATTTGTGTGCCAAGTCTGTGGAACGGATACCAGTATGAGGCATCGGCATTAGTACTTTATCTCATTTCAACGTATGATTATGACCGACctatatttattattttttgctttgttatCACAGCGAAAATATACTTAAGTTAACTTGCTTTGTTGACTTATTTTGCTTTACTTTATACCATTTCTTTACTCTGAAACATGATGAAATACTCTTACAAAAGTCTTGCTCACCATGTTTGATGCAATTAGTGAATcacacactgtaaaaacatcggtgttagatttaacatcacgggtgttaaatctaacaccgatcaaacttcaataaaggaccacacccacaggtgttaagaatgcactgtgatggtgttgaaaagtgttcacctgacacttcgtggtgttaatttgacactgtactggtgttaattcaaaaatgacaccacatggtgttgatttgatatttgctggtgttaatatcaatggtttaacacccgtccagcttcaataagggaccacaccagctggtgttactttggtgtaaatctattttcacatttttcaaaaatctagtattttaatgtaaaattcttgatcgtcttgtttaaattaaaaatcaacaagaagtgcagttactaagaaactcttcaaaaaaacagtttaaaatttggaaatgacacccgtaggtgttaatttaacaccataaatgagcaccgaaaattcaACACCacctcggtgttcactatttaacaccggactttttgcagtgcagtGACATCATGGCATAAACAAGCCCTACCAATGGCATAATCATATTCTCATGGTTCATAAAGGGGATAAAATAGATTTTCGGAAGAActcacttcattttcaaaacaaatGCCGGAATTATCACGATAGCGCATGGTGGCAAATGTTATCGCGTTTCGGTCGTTTCGAATTATGGTGACGGGTCTAATCAGGCGCATGTATAGGTGTATCGATAAGCCCGTATACGGCATTCTGCTAAATAGCATCAATCAGCAGGGTTTGCCCTTGCTGAAACAGCGAATTTGTGACGAGTAGAttcacctttctttctttttaatcgaAACATAAAACATCCTATGGCAGGGAGCTTCCGTCCACTTAGTTACGTATAGGGTTGTTTGTTCAAGATAGCTTTGAGTTTACACAATTTAGTATGAGAAAAGCCAAATCGAAGCCAGTCAAGAGTTTCGTCTATAGATGAAGATAGGCACTGAATTGACCGATAGTCGAAGGTTTGTGATTTACATTTTCACCGTGTTCCGCGTGCCGtattcatgtatattatatttgaacattct from Diadema setosum chromosome 1, eeDiaSeto1, whole genome shotgun sequence includes:
- the LOC140234024 gene encoding uncharacterized protein, whose translation is MAACQFSVNLEPTSDCAHERDTGRPSNDLFRLPTVTVRGTRNLSISSDSAVGSSSSSQSSSASSSAASSPGASPTSSGGVMEVLSSKSQTANAVNMQLDLSSMEPNANALREKLEDLSSNNNNLNFNSPTKDKLLSGRRSLIRSNSSACSSISEEGVSDESESESSSSSSPRNRPPLQRTAAIREDVDIFHDLSPRSSSPISTVEELETYSGIKTVVRRQRKSQGGRTSPSWRWSVMGVATGDFDAVTRATHKSKHHNHHHSSNASGSTPSPSGGGNGHAPVGRRSSLVGPAALVSPRTRRLSTEFRRLSLQMDMPWRDPNERLVKFADWLNKRTEELMERSARARQKTYELLRLAKRRQKDTIEF